A region of Heteronotia binoei isolate CCM8104 ecotype False Entrance Well chromosome 2, APGP_CSIRO_Hbin_v1, whole genome shotgun sequence DNA encodes the following proteins:
- the CTTNBP2NL gene encoding CTTNBP2 N-terminal-like protein encodes MNLEKLSKPELLMLFSILEGELEARDLVIEALKAQHRDAFIEERYGKYNISDPLMALQRDFEAMKEENHGDKQPVCANPLSVLKVVMKHCKNMQEKMLSQLAAAESRHRKVILDLEEERQRHAQDTAEGDDVTYMLEKERERLTQQLEFEKSQVKKFEREQKKLSGQLEEERAHHKQLSSMLVLECKKATAKAAEEGKQVEELNLKLEKERSKVSQMEEELAAKKKRGLQIEAQVEKQLSEFDIEREQLRAKLNREENRTKALKEEVENLKKTLKQLEATNKESSNQAESMPSHISVVSVATATECSSVMSVACQTESLLAENASQASTGKLVHLLTSPSATAAYPYAKINGHCDAMQTSVEPAEISMESLQRAKPAGSAVENAVESSSSPLRTESLASGVSSLPSSGISLSPSNTGSSSLTSSPCSSPVMTKRLIGTSANSPGYQSSYQVGINQRFHAARHKFQSQADQDHQSSGLQSPPPRDLSPTLVDNSAAKQLARNTVTQVLSRFTSQQGPIKPVSPNSSPFGTDYRNLASAMSPKNESSQGKVSSPLSPLSPGIKSPTIPRAERGNPPPIPPKKPGLAPSPATPTPPTKTPSQSSSLGSPVDLASSCSSNAVVANGKEIEILLPTSS; translated from the exons GCCCAGCACAGAGATGCTTTCATTGAAGAGCGTTATGGAAAATACAATATAAGTGACCCACTGatggcacttcaaagggattttgAGGCAATGAAAGAGGAGAATCATGGTGATAAGCAACCTGTTTGTGCCAATCCTTTGTCTGTCCTAAAGGTAGTGATGAAACATTGCAAGAACATGCAAGAGAAAATGTTGTCCCAATTAGCTGCGGCAGAAAGCAGGCACAGAAAG GTAATCTTGGATCTCGAAGAAGAGAGGCAGAGGCACGCCCAAGACACTGCTGAAGGAGATGATGTCACCTACATGCTAGAAAAGGAACGAGAGCGACTCACACAGCAG CTGGAATTTGAGAAGTCCCAAGTGAAGAAAtttgagagagagcaaaagaagcTGTCTGGTCAGCTGGAGGAGGAACGTGCACACCACAAGCAGCTTTCTTCCATGCTTGTGCTGGAGTGCAAGAAAGCCACAGCCAAagctgcagaggaagggaagcagGTTGAGGAACTGAACTTGAAactggagaaagaaagaagcaaagtGAGCCAAATGGAGGAGGAGCTGGCAGCTAAGAAGAAGAGGGGTTTGCAAATAGAGGCACAAGTAGAGAAGCAGCTGTCTGAATTTGACATTGAAAGAGAACAGTTAAGAGCCAAGCTGAACCGGGAAGAGAACCGCACCAAGGCTCTGAAGGAAGAAGTAGAGAATTTGAAGAAAACCCTGAAGCAGCTAGAGGCGACTAACAAAGAAAGTAGCAACCAAGCTGAGAGCATGCCATCCCATATCTCAGTGGTGTCTGTAGCAACTGCCACAGAATGTTCTTCTGTTATGTCAGTAGCTTGCCAGACAGAAAGTCTATTGGCAGAGAATGCTAGCCAGGCAAGTACAGGCAAATTAGTGCACTTGTTAACTTCCCCCTCTGCCACAGCTGCCTACCCTTATGCCAAGATAAATGGGCATTGTGATGCTATGCAGACAAGTGTGGAACCAGCTGAGATCAGCATGGAGAGCCTGCAAAGAGCAAAGCCTGCAGGATCAGCTGTAGAGAATGCTGTAGAAAGCAGTAGCTCCCCTCTAAGAACAGAATCGCTTGCCTCtggtgtttcatcgctcccttcCAGTGGGATATCCTTATCCCCCAGCAACACGGGTTCTTCATCTTTGACTTCCTCTCCTTGCTCTTCCCCAGTTATGACCAAACGTTTGATAGGCACTTCAGCCAACAGTCCCGGCTATCAATCTTCCTACCAAGTCGGAATCAATCAGCGCTTCCATGCTGCTCGTCACAAATTTCAGTCCCAAGCGGATCAGGATCACCAGTCAAGTGGTCTCCAGAGCCCTCCACCCAGGGATCTGTCACCCACCCTTGTTGATAATTCTGCCGCTAAGCAGCTTGCCCGCAATACAGTCACTCAGGTCCTCTCCAGGTTCACCAGTCAGCAAGGCCCTATCAAACCAGTCTCTCCTAACAGCTCACCTTTTGGCACAGACTACCGAAACCTGGCCAGTGCCATGAGCCCCAAGAACGAGTCAAGCCAAGGCAAGGTCTCAAGCCCATTAAGTCCTTTATCGCCAGGAATTAAATCACCAACCATTCCCAGAGCAGAAAGAGGAAACCCTCCACCAATACCTCCAAAGAAACCTGGACTGGCTCCTTCTCCAGCCACTCCCACCCCACCAACTAAAACTCCTTCTCAGTCATCCTCATTGGGCTCACCTGTGGATTTGGCAAGCAGTTGTTCAAGCAATGCAGTTGTAGCCAATGGGAAAGAAATTGAGATCTTGTTGCCAACCAGCAGCTAG